CGGATATACTGCTCGATCGCAGATTTGGCCTGCACTTCCTCATCGCGAGCTGTTTCAATATCCTGCTCTAAACGGTGGCGCTCGTCATAACGCCGCGACAATTTATTCTGCAGAAGCTCTAGCTGCGCTTTGGAATTGAGGTAACCATCGCGCAAGGCCTGTGCCCTAGCTCCCGATCTAGCCATCTCCAACTTCTTGGATTCGTGCTGACGACGAACCTCCTCTTTACGGTCCAGCAGGGCCTCGGCATCTTGTTCTACAGATGCGAGCTCTGTTTTGGCGTTGGACAATTCTCGGTTGAGTGAGAAACGGCTGACAGCTAGAGCCTCTTTTTCTTGATTTAGCTTTTCAATGTGTGCTGTGTGACGTTCCAAAGCCTGCGAGGCAGCCTGTATAAGCTCCTGCTTGCGGTCGTGGAGCTGCTGCACAGCCTGAAGTGCCGACATGACTTCAAGCACGCCACGGTTCTGTTGCTGCAGTTTGTTGTCAATCTCGGCAACGATTTGACGATCTTGGTTTATCTGATATTCGAGGTCATCAATGGTCGCCTGAGCGCGGGATAGCTCGCCCTCGTATTCCTTTAGGCTTGCGGCCAATGCTTCCAATTCGGTCTTACGGCTGAGGAGTCCAGCAGCACTCTTGCCACCGATGATAAATTCATCAGCATCTGAGAACGAAACACCCTGCGCCGTGAATACAATCACTCCGTGCGGAAGCTTATCAAGTTCTTCATCGCCGATGGCTAGAGCTGGGAGCAGGTATAGCCTATCGAGCACGCGATCGAGGCCATTCAGGGCGTCCGCTTTGCCTTCAAGACTAAGGTAGCGACGTAGAGGCTCGGCACCTGATACTTCAGCCCAAGATGCGGTCGCCGCCGGATCAACAACTTCCGCGTGCGACAACACGCAAACAGGAAGTGTACTGACGTTATGCTTATTGGCGATTCTTACTAGTTCATTGAAATTGCTTAAGTCGGAAACGAGCAGTCTCTCGGTCCAACGCTCGAGTGCGGCGATGGCTTTTGGTGGAAGCTCTTTGGCGTTGGCTTCAAAACGGATGAAGTCGGTTAAGAGTCCTGGAGTTAAACGATTTAGAGACGACTCATTCTCGCGTAGTGTAGCGAGAGTACCGCTGACGTCTGTGGCTCCGGCCTCAATTTCAGCAAGTGAATTATAACGCGCTCGAGCAGTGTGATATTTTTCCTTGAGCTGATCACGCTGAACATTGGCTTCTTTGATTTGCTGGTAGCGCAGCGCAACCTGACCTTCGCGATCATGTTTTTCGCGAATCTCAAGGTCAAGGCCGGCCTGCGTAGCGCCAGCGCGCTCCTCCGCGGTTCTAAGATCGACGGCAACTGTTTTGATTTCATCGGACAAGAGATTTAGACGTTCGTCTTCGTGACGTCGCTCGTCTTCCGCCTTAGTGAGATCCTTATCGACTTGCTCGGTGCGAAACTTATTGCTCTCGATTAAGCGCTCTACGTTGCGAATTTCATCCGCGAATTCATCCATGCGGCTTTGGTACACCTGGGCCGCTTCGTTAGCACTCTCGACCTCGTATTCAAAGCTAGCAATCGCCTCATTTAGCTCATGAGCGCCTTGCTCGGCAGCACTCACCTCGCGTCGCGCATTTTCAACCTGCGACTCAAGCACCTTAAGGTTGGCGTCATCTTCGGCCAACTCCTCTGCTATGGCGCCTAAACGACGTGTACCGTACTCCATACGTTCGCCGGCACTCTTCAGCGTTGATTCACCACCGGCGATACGCTCACGGGCGATAGTGATCTTTTCCTGAAGTGCCTGCACCTCAGGATCAGCCTCGTCAAGGAGCCCTTGGAGCTCGGTGTGACGTGACTCAAGATTCGCGACCTGAGCCAACACTTCGGCCTCTTTAGCAACTTCGCCTTCGTGCTGCTCTTTAATACCTCGTTGCTGCTCACTAAAGTGATGGTAATTATGAGCGAGGAGGCTGGTTTCCTCGTCTTTCAGTTTGGTGCTGAGTTCGCTGAATTCTTTGGCCTTATCAACCTGCCCACTAAGCGTCTCGAGATGCTTCTCAACCTCGACCAAGATGTCGTCTATACGACTTAGATTAAGCTGCGTCTGCGTTAATTTCCGCTCGGCTTCCTCTTTACGTTTTTTGTATACGGTAGTGCCCGCCGCCTCTTCGAGAATCTCTCGCACGTCCTCAGGTTTGGCGTTGAGAATCCGGTCAACCTGACCTTGTTGGATCATGGAGTAGCTGCGGCCACCAAGTCCAGTGGTTGCAAAGAACCCAACGATATCCTTCAGGCGGCAGGGTTTGCGGTTGATCATGTATTCGCGCTGACCGTCTGCGTATAGACGTCGTGTCAGAACGATTTCATGCTCATGACGGTACTCGGGAGGGCAGATTGCATCCTCGTCGGTGTTGTCAAAGACTAGAGAAACCTCTGCCATGCCGAGAGCCTTGCGACGCTCAGAGCCGGCAAATATGATGTCGGTGGCTTTTTCTCCCCGCAAATTTTTTGCATTTTGCTCACCCATGACCCAGCGCACCGCGTCAATGACGTTGCTCTTACCGGAGCCGTTGGGCCCAACGATACCTGTGATACCGCGATCGAAATTGACAACGATTTTATCGGCAAAAGATTTGAAACCAGAAATGACGATCTTTTTTAAATGCATCGCTTTGGTTACCTGACCTGATTGGTGATGTTGATGGCTGAGCCTGGAATCACGTCAAAGAAGATAATTTGATTACCGTAAAACGAGCAAGATGCCCCGCGACCGGAGTTGTTTACGGCAACCTGATAGTAACTGCGGATATCGTTGGCTGGGGCCAATTGACCGGTAAGCTGTGCATACCATGTCGGATCGTCGACGAGACTCGCACCGATCCAGTACGATCCGTTGGCGTCTCCACGTACCCAGTTCACGAGATCACGAAAGTTATTCACGACTACGGTCTTTTTATTGTTGATCATGACGACGCGGAAATCACCCGGATACGAGTACTGAGACACCTGCGCACCTTTGAACCCATAAACGCGTTCAAATTGCATCTCGTCTGCAGTAGGGAGGAACGTGTAGGCCTTTTTAGCTTCGTCATAGGTGGGGCGTAGTTCGCCTGTTATACGTACGCGAATAATTTGATTAGCGTTGGGACTTGATGCAGGAGCACCGCGCTGTGATAGGTAGAATACATCACTATCCTCGGGATCCGGCCTTACAGCGTAGAAGTTAGTGCGATAATATTTGTACGAAGGATTGTTGAAGAAGGTGCTTTCGTCTGGAGCACGACTGTAATCACTGAGGCGGAAATATAACCAGCGCAGCTCACCTTGTGAGACGGTGTCAGTTGACAGCCTGAAGGGGAAATCACAGCTTGGGTTGATTGACGAAGTAGTGCATAGAGGAGCATTTTTTTCTTCAGCAGCAATGTCGTAGACGAGAAACTGATAGGACTGACGCGCACTCAAGTCTGACCATGCCCGACGGGTTTGCTCATATTGATCCGGGATTTCATTGGGAGTTGCGGCAGTTAAGGTGCCGATCGTGTTGTAGGAGTTGGCATCTGCTAGTTCCGCATCCCCAGTGCTCGGTTTGTCTGGTTGGTCAGGGAAGCCGATCAGAAGGTTGCGTTGAGCATCGAAGTGCAAGGCCCTATACGGTCGCGAGAATTGGCGCACCTTCTTCATGCGACTTTGACTTAGATCAGTTTCCAGCTTGCCTAAAAACAAGCTGCCGTTAGCACACGTCACGGCAAAATACTGGTAGCCCTTACGCATGGCTGAGGTTACGGGACTGCAATCAGGGACCAGGTCTGCCTTTAGTTCGGGATTTACCGGGTCAGTGAGGTCGTAAATGTAGACGTGTGGCTGGCTGTTTCCAGCATTTGCGGAGTAATCCAGGGTCGCAATCATCACGTTACCGACGACATTGACTGATCGTCCCATACGCGGAATTTCGAGGGCTTTTAGTTTGTTGCCATCGCCGTCCATGATGAGGATCGAGCCGGCATTGTATTTACGCTCAAAGTCGGCATTTAAGGCGTAAAAGTATTTACCGTCGTCGCTGACGGCAATATCGACTGGACTAGCAACATTGGTACCTAAAGTCGGGAAGCTCTCTTTGCGTCCACAGCCGATGGCCAGAACGACGGCCAGTGCCGTGAGGAGAACTGAGGACGCTTTCATGTCGGTCGGTCGCTTGGTCATGTAAATTTCTTCAATTCTTTTGGTTCCGGCGAATGATAATCGAAACTTAGAATGTCACGTTCAGACACTTGAGGTAAATGCTAAAAATGCCTTGTTAGCGCGGAGTCCGCTCCGGTATTAATTGGGTCTCAGTGCGGAATTGCGGCTTTAGTACAGCTCCAGCCATGAAAGGTGATCAGCGGATGGCGTCGTTAAATCGGGTAGTTATTCTCGGAAATCTCGGCCAGGATCCTGAACTCCGGTACACGCAGAACCAAATGGCGGTCTGTACCCTACGTGTAGCGACAACTGACTACAGGACCGGTCAGGACGGTCAGCGTCAGGAGCTCACTGAATGGCACCGTATTGTGGTATGGGGGCGCCAGGCTGAAAACTGCTCCAAGTATTTAGCCAAGGGCCGCAGCGTCATGATAGAGGGACGGCTGGCGACCAGAGCTTGGGAGGACAAGCAGGGTCAAAAGCGTTACACAACCGAAATTGTTGCGCAAAATGTGCAATTTGTCGGTGGCCAGCGCAGTGATCGCCAGGGCGGTGCACCATCAGTCGGTGGTGGTATGGGCTCCGGTTACGGCAACTCTGCTGGTATGGGCGGCGGAGCTGGCGCTGGTAACTTTGATATGGATATGGGCCTTGGCGACCAGGGTGCTGGTATGGGCGGTATGGGCGGTCTTGGTGGCCCAGACACCCCTGGCCTCGATGACATTCCGTTTTGATCAATCAGAAGCGCACGCCTAGACCACCGTATAGAGTGATATAGCTATCAAAGGTCTGAGGCGTGCCGATGAGTAGGTAGTTGTCAAGGGACGCGAGCAGCTCAAAGCGCTTCATAAAGTGAAACCGCTGACCAACGGAGACGTGAGTCAGCACGTTGCTTTGTGACAAGGGCTGTGGCCTGCCAGCGATTCCTACAAGATTCTCGTCGATCGTGCCGGGATTATTTGCTGTGCTACAACCGTTGGGCTTGGCTGCCTCTTCCTTAGTACAGAAGACCCCCCGTTGCGGCGTGCCGTCCGGGAAATTGTTTTGCTGTGGGTAGTACTTAGATATCGCTAACCCACCGCCAAAACTTATGAAAAAGTCGAAGTACGTCGTGAACGACAGCAGCACCAGCTGTTTTCCATACAGTGGGTTCCAAACAAAATTGCCCGTCCCGATGTAGTTGAGCTCGCGGATAGGCACATACGCTGGGCCGAAATTAGCGTCACCCTTCGAGTCTTCCGCGAGATTAGCAGCGCCTCCGCACTGAGCCCCGATGGCAAAATTGGGGTCGTTATAGAAGGTCTCGATACATGCGCGTTCGGCCTTATCACTATTGAGGGCGAAGACGCCCTCCGCACTAAAGCCCCAGTTCTCGCTCCAAAAATAGGTTAAGGACCCGTTGAGCATAAACGTTTGGATGTAGGAGCCGTTGAGGACACTGCCAACTTTAGTGTCGAGCTCGATAACTGATTTTTTGGGGAAAAGCTTGTCCTTGACCACATCGGGTCCCTCGACAGCCTTTTCGTAGGCGTAGCCCATTGGGGCCAGGCCGCAGGAGAGGGCAACAAGTGCCAAAGCAACGGTAACGGATCTAGCAAGTTTTCGGAGGAGCACGTAGGGCTTCCTTTCCCAAGGATGGGCCAACTGGGCGAGGCCGCTCAGAGTTATAAGCTAATCACTTTAAATGATAACACGTTGGCAGGGGATCGCGGTAAGCTCTGCAGCAGGCGAGTTGGCTGACGTGGCACAGCTGATTTGGGTAAAAGACAATAACCGCGCGAATACCCAATCTCAGACTGGGTATTACGAGCGGTTATCGAGATCGACTTAATTGTTGCCTTTTGCCATGGCGACAAAAATGGCCTCAATCCGTTCAGCGCGACTTTGGCACTTGGCCTTAATTCGGTGCAGTGTCTCCCCAGACTGGCCTTTGGCAGCCTCGTCTTTAACCGAGACGTAGAACTTAATCTTGGGCTCAGTGCCCGACGGGCGCACACTGACCTTGGTACCGTCGAGGAGGACAAACTGCAGGACGTTAGACTTTGGGAAGTCTAGGTTTGCGGTGTGTTTGAAGGTCCGATCACTTGCACTGAGAACCTGCTGCGTATCGAAATCTCGCAGTAGCTTCACTCCGATACCATCAATCTCGCGTGGTGGATCGGCTCTCAGCCGCGCCATCATGGATGCGATCTGGTCGGCTCCATCTTTACCCGGTAGGGTTATGTCAGCCAAGGTCTCATAGTAGGCTCCATGCTTCTGAAACATTTGATCCAGGACATCGAGCACCGATTTACCCTGCGACTTATAGTAGGCGACCATCTCGGCAGCTAAACAGCAAGAGATGACAGCATCCTTATCTCTAACGAAAGATCCTGCTAAAAAGCCGTAGCTTTCCTCGCCACCGCAAACAAACTGTCGCGAGGGTTTGCGCTCGCCAGATTCGTACTCCTCAACCCGCTGGCAAATCCACTTAAAGCCAGTCAGAGTCTCATCACAGGTCGCACCAAACTCGGCTGCCAGGTCGGCTTGCAAGTCTGTAGTGACGACTGTTTTGATGACTAAAGGATTCGCCGGCAACCGCCCTAGCTCTTTCTGAGCATTGAGCACGAAATGATTCAGTAGGGCGCCGATTTGGTTACCGTTCGGGCGTACGTAAGCGCCGTTCACCAGGATTTCCATACCGATACGATCGCAGTCGGGATCGGTGGCGAGCACTAGGTCGGCCTGAAGCTTTTTGCCTAGGTCTCTGGCCATATCCATGGCTGAGGGGTTTTCGGGGTTGGGCGATTTAACCGTCGGGAAGTTGCCATCAGGACGCTCCTGCTCTGGGACTACCGTGACATCGGTGAAACCGTAGCGACGCAGCATCTCAACCACGGGGTAAAGTCCCGCCCCATGGAGGGGTGAATAGACAATTTTGAAGCCCTTGCGACCTTCTGGCCTGAGGGATAAAGCTGCAACCTTGGCAAAATAGGCCTCATCAAGCTCCTCGCCTACCTCGCGCGCCAAGCCTTTGGCCACCGCCTCCTCAAAGGGCATCCTTTTGATGTCGGAGTAATCTTTAATCTTACCGTAGTGGGTGATGATAGCTTTGTCGTGTGGCGGCACCAATTGGCCGCCCGTTTGCCAATAGACTTTGTAGCCGTTGTACTCTGGCGGATTATGACTGGCGGTGACACAGACGCCGGCATGACAGCCGAAGTGACGCGTCATAAATGACAGCATCGGCACTGGTCTAAGCTCTCGTGTAATCAAAGCCTGAATACCATGCGCTGCCATAACCTCGACCGTTGCTTTGGCAAAGTCCCGCGAAAATCGCCTAGAGTCGTGCGACACGGCGACCTTAAGAGCCTCATGCGGGAACGCTTCTTTCAGGTGTCTAGCCAAAGCTGTTGACGCCTTACGGACGTTATATATGTTCATACGTGCCGTACCGGCGCCAATGATGCCCCTTAGCCCGCCGGTACCGAATTCAAGATCGCGGTAAAAACGATCGACTATATCCTTCTCTCGTTTACCGTCGATTAATGCGGCTACCTCGGCGCGCGTGGTCTTATCGAAAGCCTCAGAGGTGGCCCAGTAGCTAGCGCGCTCCTGGATGACAGGATCAAGATTCATCAGCGTCCCCTTTGTGGTCAGGTCCGCCAAAATTAAATCAAATTGGCTACCAAGGCCAAGAACTTATCATCTTAAATGCCTCAGGATCATGAGAAATCACTTGAGGATAGCAAAGGTAAAGTGCAGTTCCTGGCCCGTGAAAACGATGATGGCCACTTTGCAAGCGCCCACCTAGAGGGAGCGTCGCCTCAATTTCAACAGTGGGGGTGTTCAGCATTAAGTTGGGGGCGAGGAATAAGTCGCGTCTAGCCTCTAGCACTGCCGGGTCCCCTATAAATGAGACCGAGAAGGCGGCATCTGTCGTGTTTATTTGCTCGATCGCCGTGTCTAGGACGTCGTACTCATAAACCGCAACGTCCGGAGAAAAAAGGATATTACCTTGGTAGGCGCTGCCGTTATCGAAGCTACGTAAATAATGTAAACTCGGACTGACAAAAAACCCTCCCAAAGTCTCGTCGACTTCACGGCCCCAGAGTAACGTCGTCGTAGATTCGCGGTTGGCCATGGTCTGGAACCGTAGAAACTTCTCAACTGCTTTCTCGGAGTAAAGAGGACCCATGAATGGTTGATCATTCAGCGGTGCATCCCCGAGATCCGTGCGTCCGACGCGGACTGATCTAAATGCAGCTGTGATCGCCTCTGAGAATTGTGGCATTAATGAGCGATAAACAAACACCCGGCTGGTTGATGTGCAGCGCTGTCCAGTGGTTTTAAGAGCGCCGTAAGTCACGCAGCGGACGGCTTCGTCAATATTAGCCGATGAGTGCACAATCACGGCATTCTTGCCGCCCGACTGCAGCACGAGCTGCCGTGGTACTGAGATGCGTGACTCTATCCGGATCGCATCGCAGTGCTCTCGCGAGCCTGTATAAAGAATGGCTTGGACTCTTTTATCAGCAATGACTTGTTTAAAGCTGCTGAAATTTCCGAAAACTACCTGTAACGCGGCAGGCGGTATTCCCTGCTCTTGAGCGAGCAGGGAATACAGCAGCGAGATCATGAGAGCGTGCGTTGACGAGTTGAGTATCAGGGGACAGCCAGCCATGACGGAGGCGGTGAAGTAGTAGATGAAACTCGTGAGTGGTGTTGAGAAAGGCAGATATGCTGCAGTGACACCCATCGGTCGCAGCTCGATCTTGACCCCGCGGTGAGGTCCTGCCGCCAAGGGTAGCATGAGATTTGTGATCAGTGATTCGCCATGTTCGATAGCCCAAGTCAAATAATTGGCGCTACTGCGCACATCCTCGGCAGCCTCCCACTGCGGTTTCCCAGCCTCGATCCTCAAAACGAGCTCGGCGATATTTTGGTAATCGAGTAAGGCTTGTCTAAACTTGGCAAGTATCTCTAGCCGCTTAACTAAACTCAGTTGGCCAAAGGCCGACTTTTCTTGATTAGCAAAGTTGATCGCTTCGGAAATACTTTCTTTATCTATGCCGATTTCGACCAGTTTTTCGCCATTATTGGGATTGAGGGAAGCTTTAAATGCGCTGGGTCGTCTCGCCGCAAGCCATCGGCCGCCGACCCACTGACCAGGCCAATTGATTGGAAAATTTCGATTTTCGATGTGATTGACAAAGTCCTGCAGCTGCATAATCGACTCCGCGACGAGGTTGCGTCCGAGAGACTCCAGATGACTGCTCCCAGTATACCGCCATGTTTCGCATTTGTTATACTTGGGAGGAGTGTCTTTCTAAGGAGACCACGCGTGACTGAAAGTACTTCGATCGCAAACCAACAAGATGTAGCGGCAGTTTGGCCTGATGGTTGGTACCTTTATGAGAACGGAAAATTAAACGGCCCACTCTCAGCCGATCATGCGTTTAGTCAAAGGCCCGATTGTGACGATGGGAGCCCACGACTCATCAGTCGGAAAGGCTTCAGTCAGTGGTATCCTCTGCAGGACTTCGCTGCTCTATACCGACTTTCAGAGAGCATGGCGCAAAAGGTAGAGGTCGCTGTTGGTTCGACTCAGGATCCGATGACCAGACCATCGGTAACGCCCAAACAGGTTGGGCCTACCACGGTCCTTGCCAAATCAACGCCGCCCAAATCCAGTAACGCGGCACTTAGGCGAGCAGTGGCCGATGCTGCTGCCAACTCGATAGCACCCGCATCGCCAGTGCCGCGATCCCTATCCAAGGCCGCTGTCGAGCAGGAATACTATCTAGCACGCACACGCCTGGCTTTGGGACAGCTACGCAATCCCTGGGCTGCGGCGGGTGGAAGTTGGATACTCAGCCTTGGGGTTTATTGGGGCTTCTGGTTTGTATCGGTCTACAAAGAGATTGAGCGTCACACGCAGAATGCAGTACCGGTACCAAAATGGCTTAAGTTTACTGCATTGGTATCCATAGTGCCGCTCCTCAATGCCTGGCCAACCTATCGCTTGGCGTGCCAGATTCGTGAGATGGAGCGACAAAATAAATACACATTTACGAATCCGCAGCTTGCACTACTCGCATCCCTCTTGCCACCAGTCGCGATGTTTTATCTGCAAAGCGGACTCAATCGTCATTGGACCTTACATGCTAAGCATCTCATTTTGAAACGTCGTGCTGATGCCGCCGCAGCTGCTACCGGCGTCGCCTAGGTTTAAATTTAGAGTTGTTCCGTTGCTGTGGCCGCTGCGGCCCTGGTGACGGCGTTTTGGATGCCGCTTGGTTGGGATCCATTGGGAACGGATGATCATTGACGACCGGTATTTTCTTTTTGATTACCCGCTCGATACTGGTCACAAAACTACGCTCTTCGGCGTCGCAAAACGAAAGTGCTGCACCGACATTTGCTGCTCGGCCCGTGCGTCCAATGCGGTGCACATAAGTTTCAGGTATGTTAGGGACATCGTAATTAATAACGTGAGTGATATCGTCAATGTCGATACCACGAGCAGCGAGGTCACTAGCGACCAGAACACGCGTAGCTCCGCTCTTGAAGTTTGCGAGTGCGCGCAGACGTGCATTTTGTGATTTATTGCCGTGGATAGCCTCAGCCTGGATGCCATGCTCGTTGAGGTAAGTCGAGACCCGATTGGCAACAGCTTTGGTCCGCGTGAATACGATGACGCGCGCAGCCTCTGGATTCTCCAGGACGTGGATAAGCAGACGTCGCTTATTAGGGCGATCGACATAATAGAGTGACTGATCGATCTGCTCGCTAGTTGACGAGGTGGGCGCCACGGCAACATGCACTGGGTTTTTGAGGATTGCATTTACTAAAGACTGCACCTCGGGGGGCATCGTCGCTGAGAAGAGTAAATTTTGCCGTGCAGGGGGCAGTTTGGCTATGACACGCTTGACGTCATGGATGAATCCCATATCGAGCATCCGGTCGGCTTCATCAAGGACGAAGACTTCCACTTGATTGAGCGAGATGAATCCCTGTGACATAAGGTCCAGAAGGCGACCGGGTGTGGCAACAAGGATATCCGGGCGGCGCTCGAGGGCGCGTTTTTGGGGCTCAGCGCCAACACCACCAAAGATAAGAGCGCGTCCCAGGTTAAGGTTAGCACCGTAATCTCGGAAGCTCTCGTCTATCTGCGCGGCCAATTCTCGCGTCGGGGTGAGCACAAGGGCACGTACCCCACGGCGACCCTGGCTTAAGGCTAGCTTTTGCAGTAGCGGCAGTGCGAATGCTGCGGTCTTGCCGGTGCCCGTTTGGGCGCAGCCCAGGATGTCACGGCCGTGGAGTATCGGTGGAATCGATTGCTGTTGAATAGGGGTAGGCTGTTCGTAGCCCATTTGCTTCACGGCTCTAAGGATCGGTTCGATTAGGCCCAAGGTAGCAAAATTAGGGGTGGGCATCGCATTTTCTAGTTTATTCACGGATACTCGCTAACGGCGCTTTTGGGCGCTGGCCGAAGGCTGGGGGGTGGCCGATGGCATGGTTTTTATTGTGGCTTCAGTATGTTAACGCCTCATTGGCGTTGCTTTGGTAGTTGGCAAGACCGGCGGATCGGCATATACCTAGACGACTTATGGTGGAACCGCAAGACCAAGCTTTATCGTCTCGACCACTCCGACGGCTTTTACCCACTCCGGGGCAGCCGGTCGACAGTGGCGATTTACTGGACCGCTTTCTCACGTATGTGAAAGAGCAGGGCCTGGAACTCTATCCGGCTCAGGAGGAGGCGATCCTCGCCCTGTATGAGGGCCGAAACGTCATTCTCAATACGCCCACAGGCTCGGGCAAATCCTTGGTAGCCACAGCTCTGCACTTTCACTCGCTGGCGCACGGTCGTCGTTCAGTTTACACCTGTCCGATTAAGGCCTTAGTTAACGAGAAGTTTCTCGCGCTGTGTGCCGTTTTTGGCCCGGACCTGGTCGGCATGGCGACTGGTGATGCCACAGTCAATCGCGACGCTCCCATCATTTGCTGCACCGCGGAAATCCTCTCCAATATGGCCCTGCGCGAAGGAGCATCAGCTCCAGCGCAGGACATCATCATGGATGAGTTCCATTATTATTCCGACCGGGACCGTGGGGTTGCCTGGCAGGTACCGCTTTTGACACTTAGCTACGCGCGTTTTCTCCTGATGTCGGCGACCCTAGGTGATACAGCGGTGTTTGAGGACGGCTTACACCGACTTACTGGAATCGGTGTCGACGTGATCAAGTCGGCCTCGAGGCCGGTGCCACTCGATTTCGTCTATCAAGAGACGCCGCTACACGAGACGATTCGCAGTTTGGTGTTCGGCGGTAAGGCCCCGGTTTACTTGGTGAGCTTTACGCAGCGTGAATGCGCCGAAGAGGCGCAGAATCTTCTCTCCGTGGATGTTTGTACGAAAGAGGAGAAAAAAGCCATTGCCGAGGCACTTAGTGGCGTCAAATTTTCGAGCCCCTACGGCAAGGAAATGCAAAAGATACTGCGTCATGGCATCGGTCTTCATCATGCTGGGTTACTCCCGAAGTACCGCCTTTTGGTGGAACGGCTGGCGCAGCAGGGCCTACTTAAGGTGATTTGCGGTACCGACACTCTTGGCGTTGGGGTCAATATCCCAATTCGTTCCGTGGTCTTTACCAAGCTTTGCAAGTACCACGGCGACAAGACCGCGCTCCTTAGCGTTCGTGACTTTCTCCAGATCAGTGGACGCGCCGGGCGGAAGGGGTTCGACGACAAGGGCACAGTGGTGGTGCAGGCCCCACCGCATGTAATTGAAAACCTCATGCTCGAGGCCAAGGCTGGTGGTGATGCAAAAAAATTGCGCAAAATAGTGCGTAAGAAACCTCCGGAGCGCGGTTATGCCCATTGGGATCAGAATACCTTTAACCGTCTCCTTGCCTCGCCACCAGAGGCACTGACTAGTCGCTTTCAGGTAACCCACGGGATGTTGCTTAATATTCTTAGCCGCCCCACTGACGGATGTCGGGCGA
This genomic stretch from Deltaproteobacteria bacterium harbors:
- the smc gene encoding chromosome segregation protein SMC codes for the protein MHLKKIVISGFKSFADKIVVNFDRGITGIVGPNGSGKSNVIDAVRWVMGEQNAKNLRGEKATDIIFAGSERRKALGMAEVSLVFDNTDEDAICPPEYRHEHEIVLTRRLYADGQREYMINRKPCRLKDIVGFFATTGLGGRSYSMIQQGQVDRILNAKPEDVREILEEAAGTTVYKKRKEEAERKLTQTQLNLSRIDDILVEVEKHLETLSGQVDKAKEFSELSTKLKDEETSLLAHNYHHFSEQQRGIKEQHEGEVAKEAEVLAQVANLESRHTELQGLLDEADPEVQALQEKITIARERIAGGESTLKSAGERMEYGTRRLGAIAEELAEDDANLKVLESQVENARREVSAAEQGAHELNEAIASFEYEVESANEAAQVYQSRMDEFADEIRNVERLIESNKFRTEQVDKDLTKAEDERRHEDERLNLLSDEIKTVAVDLRTAEERAGATQAGLDLEIREKHDREGQVALRYQQIKEANVQRDQLKEKYHTARARYNSLAEIEAGATDVSGTLATLRENESSLNRLTPGLLTDFIRFEANAKELPPKAIAALERWTERLLVSDLSNFNELVRIANKHNVSTLPVCVLSHAEVVDPAATASWAEVSGAEPLRRYLSLEGKADALNGLDRVLDRLYLLPALAIGDEELDKLPHGVIVFTAQGVSFSDADEFIIGGKSAAGLLSRKTELEALAASLKEYEGELSRAQATIDDLEYQINQDRQIVAEIDNKLQQQNRGVLEVMSALQAVQQLHDRKQELIQAASQALERHTAHIEKLNQEKEALAVSRFSLNRELSNAKTELASVEQDAEALLDRKEEVRRQHESKKLEMARSGARAQALRDGYLNSKAQLELLQNKLSRRYDERHRLEQDIETARDEEVQAKSAIEQYIRERDLLQEEFAVRREANAGLIEETRVIDNRLRSLREQHASLQKGLAERNVHLERLRMALTGVMEQAQEKYHLDLTNFQFEIDSEFNHESRSRSVSRLRNKIESMGAVNMMALKEFEEKSERRDFITKQKDEVLSSIDLLKEAITEIEETSLRKFLEVFARINTEFGQLFPILFPTGEGKLELTNPENPMIGGVEIMCRLPGKSQKSMNLFSGGEKALTAMALIFALLRTKPTPYCFLDEVDAPLDEANVGRYNRVLEALSDQFQFIVITHNRRTMEVLDVLYGITMQEPGVSKVVGVDMQKDLPAHLRKAFKDEKAGATAGQPVATKAPPDRQIMGATSL
- a CDS encoding single-stranded DNA-binding protein: MASLNRVVILGNLGQDPELRYTQNQMAVCTLRVATTDYRTGQDGQRQELTEWHRIVVWGRQAENCSKYLAKGRSVMIEGRLATRAWEDKQGQKRYTTEIVAQNVQFVGGQRSDRQGGAPSVGGGMGSGYGNSAGMGGGAGAGNFDMDMGLGDQGAGMGGMGGLGGPDTPGLDDIPF
- a CDS encoding phospho-sugar mutase, which gives rise to MNLDPVIQERASYWATSEAFDKTTRAEVAALIDGKREKDIVDRFYRDLEFGTGGLRGIIGAGTARMNIYNVRKASTALARHLKEAFPHEALKVAVSHDSRRFSRDFAKATVEVMAAHGIQALITRELRPVPMLSFMTRHFGCHAGVCVTASHNPPEYNGYKVYWQTGGQLVPPHDKAIITHYGKIKDYSDIKRMPFEEAVAKGLAREVGEELDEAYFAKVAALSLRPEGRKGFKIVYSPLHGAGLYPVVEMLRRYGFTDVTVVPEQERPDGNFPTVKSPNPENPSAMDMARDLGKKLQADLVLATDPDCDRIGMEILVNGAYVRPNGNQIGALLNHFVLNAQKELGRLPANPLVIKTVVTTDLQADLAAEFGATCDETLTGFKWICQRVEEYESGERKPSRQFVCGGEESYGFLAGSFVRDKDAVISCCLAAEMVAYYKSQGKSVLDVLDQMFQKHGAYYETLADITLPGKDGADQIASMMARLRADPPREIDGIGVKLLRDFDTQQVLSASDRTFKHTANLDFPKSNVLQFVLLDGTKVSVRPSGTEPKIKFYVSVKDEAAKGQSGETLHRIKAKCQSRAERIEAIFVAMAKGNN
- a CDS encoding aldehyde dehydrogenase — translated: MQLQDFVNHIENRNFPINWPGQWVGGRWLAARRPSAFKASLNPNNGEKLVEIGIDKESISEAINFANQEKSAFGQLSLVKRLEILAKFRQALLDYQNIAELVLRIEAGKPQWEAAEDVRSSANYLTWAIEHGESLITNLMLPLAAGPHRGVKIELRPMGVTAAYLPFSTPLTSFIYYFTASVMAGCPLILNSSTHALMISLLYSLLAQEQGIPPAALQVVFGNFSSFKQVIADKRVQAILYTGSREHCDAIRIESRISVPRQLVLQSGGKNAVIVHSSANIDEAVRCVTYGALKTTGQRCTSTSRVFVYRSLMPQFSEAITAAFRSVRVGRTDLGDAPLNDQPFMGPLYSEKAVEKFLRFQTMANRESTTTLLWGREVDETLGGFFVSPSLHYLRSFDNGSAYQGNILFSPDVAVYEYDVLDTAIEQINTTDAAFSVSFIGDPAVLEARRDLFLAPNLMLNTPTVEIEATLPLGGRLQSGHHRFHGPGTALYLCYPQVISHDPEAFKMISSWPW